One Lampris incognitus isolate fLamInc1 chromosome 18, fLamInc1.hap2, whole genome shotgun sequence genomic region harbors:
- the zc3h12ab gene encoding ribonuclease ZC3H12A isoform X1 — protein sequence MLCKILCNYHDDDNNIFYFAPRQCHTSPPPPDAPRRAKKDHSKSTDVLAQQEGHGSAEKGEMNTEVSLITALHPVADVFQWSEAAYTNRLNLTETDTAAWLSNQPLVHKQSCLTSENMEHAGRCSTPEESETSLEALSQETQLDFFRKLGYSTAQVQAVLQKFGLNADTNRVLGELVRIKAAPEVKAAPVTVMSVVVSKEDRPANLLLPLKVTQSREKATEDEDALRPIVIDGSNVAMSHGNKEVFSCLGIQLAVNFFLERGHTDITVFVPSWRKEQPRPDVPIADQHILRDLERKKILVFTPSRRVGGKRVVCYDDRFIVKLAYESDGIIVSNDTYRDLQGEKPEWKRFIEDRLLMYSFVNDKFMPPDDPLGRHGPNLDNFLRMVPRAPKRQPCPYGKKCTYGIKCKFHHPERANQSLHSLADELREKARLPSPTQKHSSVGHGPGPAHNLSLEEEMAWKLTLGQFSSSFKRGQTSENVLVKASHHSSKKAPSRKEKVSQHTSSDLDSPKHMDSQERLDSGLGSIDSQPVGVPWDLCNHCYGSGHRNCKHNPGNTQQHCHLACSCGSHAAKSLGTSTGVHHHNQYHCMGQGSNCNPDMTYGSTHYQTYGTPVYPINIHAYSHPVDFQHSRVHSHQQQAYWSDPFGVYPQAMHSMTGKKSHWEPPREAQQSPCAEGREDIRKKLCAIFNVRLVDAAMDMFPQLKDPQMLAAEILMLQSQDGVLR from the exons ATGTTGTGTAAAATTCTCTGTAATTaccatgatgatgataataacattTTCTATTTTGCTCCACGCCAATGTcataccagtccccccccccctgatgcCCCGAGAAGAGCAAAGAAAGATCACAGCAAATCTACTGATGTACTGGCCCAACAGGAGGGACATGGGAGTGCAGAGAAGGGAGAGATGAATACTGAGGTCAGCCTCATCACGGCACTGCACCCTGTGGCTGATGTTTTCCAATGGAGTGAAGCCGCATACACAAACCGTCTGAACCTCACAGAGACTGACACGGCTGCATGGCTCTCAAACCAACCTCTGGTTCACAAGCAGTCCTGCCTTACCAGTGAGAACATGGAGCATGCGGGGCGTTGCTCTACTCCAGAAGAGTCTGAAACCTCCCTGGAGGCCCTCAGCCAAGAGACTCAGCTCGACTTCTTCCGTAAGCTTGGATACTCCACAGCACAGGTTCAAGCCGTGCTGCAGAAGTTTGGCCTGAACGCCGACACCAACAGGGTCCTGGGGGAGCTGGTTCGGATCAAAGCCGCCCCAGAGGTGAAAGCAGCACCCGTTACCGTCATGTCTGTGGTAGTGTCAAAGGAAGACAGGCCGGCCAACTTGTTGCTGCCTCTGAAGGTGACCCAGAGCCGAGAAAAAGCCACTGAGGATGAGGATGCTCTGAGACCCATCGTTATTGACGGGAGTAATGTGGCCATGAG CCATGGGAACAAGGAAGTTTTCTCTTGTCTGGGAATCCAGCTAGCAGTAAACTTCTTCCTGGAGCGAGGTCACACTGATATCACAGTGTTTGTGCCCTCGTGGAGGAAGGAGCAGCCTAGGCCAGACGTCCCCATCGCAG ATCAGCACATACTGCGAGACCTGGAGAGGAAGAAGATTCTGGTATTCACGCCATCGCGACGCGTGGGAGGAAAACGGGTGGTCTGTTATGACGACCGCTTCATCGTTAAACTGGCCTATGAGTCTGATGGCATCATTGTGTCAAACGACACATACCGGGATCTTCAGGGAGAGAAACCTGAATGGAAGCGCTTCATCGAGGACAGGCTGCTTATGTACTCCTTCGTCAACGATAA GTTTATGCCTCCTGATGATCCCCTGGGACGTCACGGTCCAAACCTGGATAACTTCCTCAGGATGGTTCCAAGGGCACCCAAAAGACAACCATGTCCTTATG GAAAGAAATGCACATATGGAATCAAATGTAAGTTCCACCATCCTGAACGAGCCAACCAGTCTCTTCATTCTCTTGCTGATGAGCTGAGGGAGAAAGCTAGGCTTCCTTCTCCAACTCAGAAACATTCCTCTGTAGGCCATGGTCCTGGGCCTGCCCACAACCTATCTCTGGAGGAGGAGATGGCCTGGAAACTGACTCTAGGGCAGTTTAGTAGCTCTTTTAAGAGAGGTCAGACAAGTGAAAATGTTCTTGTAAAAGCAAGTCACCATTCCAGCAAGAAGGCCCCCTCCAGGAAAGAGAAAGTCAGCCAGCACACTTCCTCTGACCTGGACTCTCCAAAACACATGGACTCGCAGGAGAGACTGGACTCAGGATTAGGCTCTATAGACAGCCAGCCAGTAGGGGTTCCTTGGGACCTCTGTAATCACTGCTATGGCAGTGGACATAGGAATTGCAAACACAATCCTGGCAACACACAACAACACTGTCACCTTGCATGTAGTTGTGGTTCCCATGCTGCCAAGTCACTTGGGACCTCAACTGGTGTCCATCACCACAATCAATATCACTGCATGGGGCAAGGCAGCAACTGCAATCCAGATATGACCTATGGAAGCACTCATTACCAAACCTATGGTACACCAGTGTATCCCATAAATATCCATGCTTATAGCCACCCAGTAGATTTCCAACACAGCAGAGTCCATTCCCATCAGCAGCAGGCATACTGGTCGGACCCATTTGGGGTCTATCCTCAGGCTATGCATAGCATGACAGGCAAGAAGTCACACTGGGAACCTCCCCGGGAGGCTCAACAAAGCCCATGTGCGGAAGGGAGAGAGGATATTCGGAAGAAGCTCTGTGCTATCTTTAATGTCCGTCTGGTGGACGCAGCCATGGACATGTTTCCTCAGTTGAAGGATCCACAGATGCTGGCCGCTGAGATCCTCATGCTACAGAGTCAAGATGGTGTCCTGAGATAG
- the zc3h12ab gene encoding ribonuclease ZC3H12A isoform X2: protein MNTEVSLITALHPVADVFQWSEAAYTNRLNLTETDTAAWLSNQPLVHKQSCLTSENMEHAGRCSTPEESETSLEALSQETQLDFFRKLGYSTAQVQAVLQKFGLNADTNRVLGELVRIKAAPEVKAAPVTVMSVVVSKEDRPANLLLPLKVTQSREKATEDEDALRPIVIDGSNVAMSHGNKEVFSCLGIQLAVNFFLERGHTDITVFVPSWRKEQPRPDVPIADQHILRDLERKKILVFTPSRRVGGKRVVCYDDRFIVKLAYESDGIIVSNDTYRDLQGEKPEWKRFIEDRLLMYSFVNDKFMPPDDPLGRHGPNLDNFLRMVPRAPKRQPCPYGKKCTYGIKCKFHHPERANQSLHSLADELREKARLPSPTQKHSSVGHGPGPAHNLSLEEEMAWKLTLGQFSSSFKRGQTSENVLVKASHHSSKKAPSRKEKVSQHTSSDLDSPKHMDSQERLDSGLGSIDSQPVGVPWDLCNHCYGSGHRNCKHNPGNTQQHCHLACSCGSHAAKSLGTSTGVHHHNQYHCMGQGSNCNPDMTYGSTHYQTYGTPVYPINIHAYSHPVDFQHSRVHSHQQQAYWSDPFGVYPQAMHSMTGKKSHWEPPREAQQSPCAEGREDIRKKLCAIFNVRLVDAAMDMFPQLKDPQMLAAEILMLQSQDGVLR, encoded by the exons ATGAATACTGAGGTCAGCCTCATCACGGCACTGCACCCTGTGGCTGATGTTTTCCAATGGAGTGAAGCCGCATACACAAACCGTCTGAACCTCACAGAGACTGACACGGCTGCATGGCTCTCAAACCAACCTCTGGTTCACAAGCAGTCCTGCCTTACCAGTGAGAACATGGAGCATGCGGGGCGTTGCTCTACTCCAGAAGAGTCTGAAACCTCCCTGGAGGCCCTCAGCCAAGAGACTCAGCTCGACTTCTTCCGTAAGCTTGGATACTCCACAGCACAGGTTCAAGCCGTGCTGCAGAAGTTTGGCCTGAACGCCGACACCAACAGGGTCCTGGGGGAGCTGGTTCGGATCAAAGCCGCCCCAGAGGTGAAAGCAGCACCCGTTACCGTCATGTCTGTGGTAGTGTCAAAGGAAGACAGGCCGGCCAACTTGTTGCTGCCTCTGAAGGTGACCCAGAGCCGAGAAAAAGCCACTGAGGATGAGGATGCTCTGAGACCCATCGTTATTGACGGGAGTAATGTGGCCATGAG CCATGGGAACAAGGAAGTTTTCTCTTGTCTGGGAATCCAGCTAGCAGTAAACTTCTTCCTGGAGCGAGGTCACACTGATATCACAGTGTTTGTGCCCTCGTGGAGGAAGGAGCAGCCTAGGCCAGACGTCCCCATCGCAG ATCAGCACATACTGCGAGACCTGGAGAGGAAGAAGATTCTGGTATTCACGCCATCGCGACGCGTGGGAGGAAAACGGGTGGTCTGTTATGACGACCGCTTCATCGTTAAACTGGCCTATGAGTCTGATGGCATCATTGTGTCAAACGACACATACCGGGATCTTCAGGGAGAGAAACCTGAATGGAAGCGCTTCATCGAGGACAGGCTGCTTATGTACTCCTTCGTCAACGATAA GTTTATGCCTCCTGATGATCCCCTGGGACGTCACGGTCCAAACCTGGATAACTTCCTCAGGATGGTTCCAAGGGCACCCAAAAGACAACCATGTCCTTATG GAAAGAAATGCACATATGGAATCAAATGTAAGTTCCACCATCCTGAACGAGCCAACCAGTCTCTTCATTCTCTTGCTGATGAGCTGAGGGAGAAAGCTAGGCTTCCTTCTCCAACTCAGAAACATTCCTCTGTAGGCCATGGTCCTGGGCCTGCCCACAACCTATCTCTGGAGGAGGAGATGGCCTGGAAACTGACTCTAGGGCAGTTTAGTAGCTCTTTTAAGAGAGGTCAGACAAGTGAAAATGTTCTTGTAAAAGCAAGTCACCATTCCAGCAAGAAGGCCCCCTCCAGGAAAGAGAAAGTCAGCCAGCACACTTCCTCTGACCTGGACTCTCCAAAACACATGGACTCGCAGGAGAGACTGGACTCAGGATTAGGCTCTATAGACAGCCAGCCAGTAGGGGTTCCTTGGGACCTCTGTAATCACTGCTATGGCAGTGGACATAGGAATTGCAAACACAATCCTGGCAACACACAACAACACTGTCACCTTGCATGTAGTTGTGGTTCCCATGCTGCCAAGTCACTTGGGACCTCAACTGGTGTCCATCACCACAATCAATATCACTGCATGGGGCAAGGCAGCAACTGCAATCCAGATATGACCTATGGAAGCACTCATTACCAAACCTATGGTACACCAGTGTATCCCATAAATATCCATGCTTATAGCCACCCAGTAGATTTCCAACACAGCAGAGTCCATTCCCATCAGCAGCAGGCATACTGGTCGGACCCATTTGGGGTCTATCCTCAGGCTATGCATAGCATGACAGGCAAGAAGTCACACTGGGAACCTCCCCGGGAGGCTCAACAAAGCCCATGTGCGGAAGGGAGAGAGGATATTCGGAAGAAGCTCTGTGCTATCTTTAATGTCCGTCTGGTGGACGCAGCCATGGACATGTTTCCTCAGTTGAAGGATCCACAGATGCTGGCCGCTGAGATCCTCATGCTACAGAGTCAAGATGGTGTCCTGAGATAG
- the oscp1a gene encoding protein OSCP1a: MSMRTLPLVFVNLGGEMLYILDQRLRAHNTSEDNSEKAVWSEDDRKRVMNDIIRTMFSRDFMEELLKPQQLYSHKTLKTVLTRLAHASIMRLNPASMDRLYELMIMAFKYQLFLCPRPRDLLLITYNHIDTIREFIKDTPTALNQVDETHRKVIEVYTPLSEAEFQLIRQTLLIFFQDMHIRVSIFLKDKVQNPNGRFALSTLGSVPHGIDVPGLTRMFDNQRREVKRCTFPTGGSYSSPIREGSFELHGDRVITLGTNMYNVTHPQETHTPKTPSIKTDDTPNLLAKEELNLLARLMGGVEIQGMPCVETGFRINLLPTDTEEEEAGAAGGHVESLFGVINIQAKQDVQATNELARIAGEFADKGEKQGEPSSISKGDDLLAMMDEL, from the exons ATGTCTATGAGAACCCTCCCTCTGGTTTTTGTTAATCTCGGTGGAGAGATGCTTTACATACTGGATCAACGACTTCGAGCACACAATACATCTGAGGACAACTCAGAGAAAG CTGTGTGGTCAGAAGATGACAGAAAAAGAG TCATGAATGACATCATTCGGACCATGTTTAGTAGAGACTTTATGGAAGAATTACTGAAGCCCCAACAGTTGTACTCTCATAAGACACTCAAAACAGTGCTAACCCGGTTAGCACATGCCTCAATCATGAGGCTTAACCCAGCCAGCATGGACAGG CTCTATGAACTGATGATAATGGCTTTCAAATATCAGCTCTTTCTTTGTCCGCGCCCCAGAGACTTGCTGCTTATTACATACAACCACATTGATACCATCAGGGAGTTCATAAAAGACACTCCCACAGCTTTGAACCAGGTGGATGAGACACACAGGAAGGTCATTGAG GTATACACACCTTTGTCTGAAGCTGAATTCCAACTTATCAGACAAACATTGCTCATATTTTTTCAAGACATGCATATCCGC GTGTCCATTTTCCTCAAGGATAAAGTCCAGAATCCCAATGGACGGTTTGCTTTGTCAACTTTGGGTTCAGTGCCCCATGGGATCGATGTTCCAGGGCTAACTCG GATGTTTGATAACCAACGGAGGGAAGTGAAGCGATGCACATTCCCCACAGGAGGCAGTTACTCAAGCCCCATCAGGGAGGGCTCTTTTGAACTGCATGGAGACCGAGTCATTACACTGGGCACTAACAT GTACAATGTTACTCATCCACAAGAGACACATACACCAAAGACTCCCTCCATCAAG ACAGACGACACTCCCAACCTCCTGGCCAAAGAGGAGCTGAATCTGCTGGCACGATTGATGGGTGGAGTGGAAATTCAGGGCATGCCATGTGTTGAAACGGGCTTTCGAATCAACCTGTTGCCTACagacacagaggaggaggaggc GGGAGCAGCAGGCGGACATGTAGAGTCCCTTTTTGGAGTGATAAATATTCAAGCAAAGCAG GATGTGCAGGCCACCAATGAGCTGGCTCGTATTGCAGGAGAGTTTGCAGACAAAGGAGAAAAGCAAGGAGAACCCAGCAGCATCAGCAAAGGAGATGACCTGTTGGCCATGATGGATGAACTCTGA
- the lsm10 gene encoding U7 snRNA-associated Sm-like protein LSm10, translated as MESEATDSQPSQSGTSSIQERTIAENSLVILLQGLQGEVTTVDLKDESTARGRVINVDAFMNIRLEKVLYRDWQGRLTQLEDLFITGRNVRYVHIPDHLDIMETIQTQLAKIHRVRNFASKTGGRKEYAKKKT; from the coding sequence ATGGAATCAGAGGCGACCGACTCCCAACCGTCACAGTCGGGAACAAGCTCCATCCAGGAGCGCACCATTGCGGAGAACAGCCTGGTGATCCTGCTCCAGGGGCTGCAAGGGGAAGTGACCACGGTGGACCTGAAAGACGAGAGCACGGCACGAGGGCGCGTCATCAATGTGGACGCCTTCATGAACATACGTCTTGAGAAGGTGCTGTACCGTGACTGGCAGGGCCGCCTCACACAGCTGGAGGACCTCTTCATCACCGGCAGGAATGTCCGCTATGTCCACATCCCTGACCACTTGGACATAATGGAGACCATACAGACCCAGCTGGCCAAGATCCACCGGGTACGCAACTTTGCCAGCAAAACTGGCGGCAGAAAGGAGTATGCCAAGAAAAAGACttga